The proteins below are encoded in one region of Campylobacter rectus:
- a CDS encoding 50S ribosomal protein L25/general stress protein Ctc, protein MLEGIVRESIGKKASKALRRDGYLIANIYGKGLENVQAAFKINDFIKEVRKKESLAFDVKVGEKTLKVVVVEYQKDPVTNALKHVDLKVALPGVVSKYMIPVKPYGTPVGLKNKGVLIVSKRRLAVKCAAENLPNSFDIDVSGLDVDDTVLVRDIAVPAGVTIVDADRVAVLGVIKAK, encoded by the coding sequence ATGTTAGAAGGTATCGTTAGAGAGAGTATCGGTAAAAAGGCGTCAAAAGCCTTGAGAAGAGATGGTTATCTAATCGCCAACATTTACGGCAAGGGATTAGAGAATGTGCAGGCCGCTTTTAAAATCAACGATTTTATAAAAGAGGTTCGCAAAAAAGAGAGCCTTGCGTTTGACGTAAAAGTAGGCGAAAAAACCTTAAAAGTCGTAGTCGTCGAATACCAAAAGGACCCTGTGACAAATGCGCTAAAGCACGTGGATCTAAAGGTCGCGCTTCCGGGCGTCGTCTCAAAATATATGATCCCGGTTAAACCTTACGGAACTCCTGTTGGTCTAAAAAATAAAGGCGTTTTGATCGTCTCGAAAAGACGTCTGGCCGTAAAATGCGCGGCTGAAAATTTGCCTAATTCATTCGATATAGACGTTAGCGGTCTTGACGTAGACGACACCGTCTTAGTGCGCGACATAGCAGTTCCTGCGGGCGTCACTATTGTCGATGCCGATCGCGTCGCGGTTCTAGGCGTAATAAAAGCTAAATAA
- the pth gene encoding aminoacyl-tRNA hydrolase produces the protein MILIVGLGNPGPEYSKTRHNIGFMLIDRLKNSNFTDVSSAKFQGELFKFQNLLLLKPATFMNLSGRSVKAVADFYKPERVIVIHDDLDLNFGVVKFKKGGGNGGHNGLKSIDALIGADYERVRIGIGRSAHKGESAVTGHVLGEFNAEEKEGLEKILGYCEDALKELIKTDIDAVSQKFSVKKGIL, from the coding sequence TTGATACTCATAGTCGGACTGGGAAATCCCGGTCCCGAGTACTCCAAAACAAGACACAATATCGGCTTTATGCTGATCGATAGACTCAAAAACTCAAATTTCACCGACGTAAGCTCGGCCAAATTTCAAGGCGAGCTGTTTAAATTTCAAAATTTACTCCTTTTAAAACCCGCGACTTTTATGAACCTAAGCGGACGAAGCGTAAAAGCCGTCGCCGATTTTTATAAGCCTGAACGCGTTATCGTTATTCACGACGATCTTGATCTAAATTTCGGCGTAGTTAAATTTAAAAAAGGCGGCGGAAACGGCGGACATAACGGTCTAAAATCAATCGATGCGCTAATTGGCGCAGACTACGAGCGCGTGCGTATCGGTATCGGCAGAAGTGCGCATAAGGGCGAAAGCGCGGTGACCGGCCATGTGCTTGGCGAATTTAATGCAGAGGAAAAAGAGGGTTTGGAAAAAATTTTGGGTTACTGCGAGGATGCGCTAAAAGAGCTAATAAAAACCGATATCGACGCCGTTTCGCAAAAATTTTCCGTTAAAAAAGGGATTTTGTGA